A genome region from Deinococcus sp. KNUC1210 includes the following:
- a CDS encoding LysR family transcriptional regulator, with product MELRHLRHFIALAEEGHFGRAAERVYVVQQALSSSIRSLEEELGVTLVLRTTRRVQLTPAGEAFLESARATLAALSLGAERARQAARGEVGRLGIGFVSGLVFGGLPDIVRRFRELYPNVAVDLQELTAQEQEAALRAGQIHLGLLLLPVRDPALDTRALWRQPLVAALPSRHPLARKRRLHIQDLAAENFVFFPRMVRATYFDAVMRWCAASGFTPRIVQEAIEVPTLLSLVAAGLGVFLPIRFFERVSLPGVVYRPLHDSPTIEIVAAWTRSQVNPVVTAFLKVAEETLAQDVLGQAEQLPPGITKTPRRKPGDSVGAEDGT from the coding sequence ATTGAACTTCGCCACCTGCGGCATTTCATCGCACTGGCCGAGGAAGGGCATTTCGGGCGGGCCGCCGAGCGGGTGTATGTGGTGCAGCAGGCCCTGAGCAGCAGCATCCGCAGCCTGGAAGAAGAACTGGGCGTAACGCTGGTGCTGCGAACGACGCGGCGCGTGCAGCTCACGCCAGCGGGCGAGGCGTTTCTGGAGTCGGCGCGGGCCACGCTGGCCGCCCTGAGCCTGGGAGCCGAACGCGCCCGGCAGGCGGCACGCGGCGAGGTAGGACGGCTGGGCATCGGCTTCGTGAGCGGTCTGGTGTTCGGCGGTCTGCCCGATATTGTTCGCAGATTCCGGGAACTGTATCCGAACGTGGCCGTCGATCTGCAGGAATTGACCGCCCAGGAGCAGGAAGCGGCGCTGCGGGCAGGTCAGATTCATCTGGGACTGCTGCTGCTGCCGGTACGTGATCCGGCGCTCGATACGCGTGCGCTGTGGCGGCAACCGCTGGTGGCGGCGCTGCCGTCGCGGCACCCGCTGGCCCGCAAACGGCGGCTGCACATTCAGGATCTGGCGGCCGAGAACTTCGTGTTCTTTCCGCGCATGGTGCGTGCCACCTACTTCGATGCCGTGATGCGCTGGTGCGCCGCCTCGGGGTTCACGCCGCGCATCGTCCAGGAAGCTATCGAGGTACCCACGCTGCTCTCGCTGGTCGCGGCGGGGCTGGGCGTCTTCCTGCCGATCCGCTTCTTCGAGCGCGTCAGTTTGCCGGGCGTGGTCTACCGCCCGCTGCACGACTCCCCCACCATCGAGATCGTGGCCGCCTGGACGCGCAGTCAGGTCAACCCGGTGGTCACAGCCTTTCTGAAGGTGGCCGAAGAAACGCTGGCACAGGACGTGCTGGGTCAGGCCGAGCAGCTGCCACCGGGGATAACAAAAACCCCCCGGCGTAAACCGGGGGATTCTGTTGGTGCCGAAGATGGGACTTGA
- a CDS encoding metalloenzyme domain protein: MKPLIWLALDGVGHPQDAPPDSPWNAELPTLRPFVEAGLALDASLGVDGLPQSATGQTCWLTGQNGVAAMNGHYGPHPGPTLQRILNAEALPVRLAQQGARLALLNSYPPGYFEAQAQAAARGRNRSGCFPYSFVRAGLPLNPPEVPLLPATLGLNYRSPWLPQGGPEVWQRHGEALAALSDYDLLVFDAWFSDHLGHEGQDPTPPELAAAGRAYLLRLDALLNGLVQAGAAVVISSDHGNFENLSVKGHTLARVPFAATGVPLGQPSDVVEGGQSLRGWFGV; the protein is encoded by the coding sequence ATGAAGCCGCTGATCTGGCTGGCGCTCGACGGCGTGGGCCATCCACAGGACGCGCCCCCAGACAGCCCCTGGAACGCCGAATTGCCCACGCTGCGCCCCTTCGTCGAGGCGGGACTGGCGCTCGACGCGTCGCTCGGGGTGGACGGCCTGCCGCAGAGCGCGACCGGGCAGACCTGCTGGCTGACCGGACAGAACGGCGTCGCGGCCATGAACGGTCATTACGGGCCGCATCCCGGTCCGACCTTGCAGCGGATTCTGAACGCAGAGGCGCTTCCGGTGCGACTGGCGCAGCAGGGTGCGAGGCTGGCGCTGCTCAACAGCTATCCGCCGGGCTATTTCGAGGCGCAGGCGCAGGCCGCTGCACGTGGACGCAACCGCTCCGGCTGTTTTCCGTACAGCTTCGTGCGGGCGGGCCTGCCGCTCAACCCGCCGGAGGTGCCGCTGCTGCCCGCCACGCTGGGCCTGAACTACCGTTCTCCCTGGCTGCCGCAGGGTGGTCCGGAGGTCTGGCAGCGACACGGAGAGGCTCTGGCAGCGCTGTCCGATTACGACCTGCTGGTCTTCGACGCATGGTTCAGCGATCACCTGGGTCATGAGGGCCAGGACCCCACACCACCCGAACTGGCAGCGGCGGGCCGCGCATACCTGCTCCGGCTGGACGCCCTGCTGAATGGACTGGTGCAGGCAGGCGCAGCCGTGGTGATCAGCAGCGACCACGGCAATTTCGAGAACCTGAGCGTCAAAGGACACACCCTGGCCCGTGTTCCGTTCGCGGCAACAGGCGTGCCGCTGGGTCAGCCCAGCGACGTGGTGGAGGGTGGGCAGAGCCTTCGGGGTTGGTTTGGCGTATAG